The window TCTCCCGGTTGAGGCCAGCCTTGGCGAATTTGACCAGGTCGCAATGCTGGAGCCAGGTTGTTAGATTTTCCGAGTTGTCCATCAAGTCCTGTGGTACTTTTTCCTGATCTTCAGTCAGTTCGTGGATAAATTCCCGTGTAGTCTGTCTGCGGGCAAAGATATGGAAGCGCTGTTCAATATAACGACGCAAGGCTTGGTCGATCAGGGTGATAAAGGCGTTGATATTTTGCTCCTCAATCAAGGGGGCAGCCCGCTCCAGTTCGCGCAGGGCCGTTTCATGGGCAAGAACAGCCCGCTGTTTGCGGGTTCGTTTCTTGAGAAAATAGAACAGCAGTCCGAGCAGCAGGAGAGCCGCTAATATTGCGGCAAGCCACCAGAAAAAGCGGGTGTTGTCCGGGATGGGAATGGGCTCCCGGATATCATAGAACTGGTTTTCCCCAAGGCTTGTTTGCTGTGTTGCCTGTTGCTGGGGGGTGAGCGTGTTTTGTTGACCTGTATCCGGTTTTTGGGCAGATTGCTGGGCAGGATCCGCAAGCGGTGCGGTTATCTGGTCAGCTGATGCACTCAGAGGAAGAACTGCCAGGAGAAGAATAAGCAGGAATGCTGTAAGGGCTCCTGTATGGGTAAGGTGTGCCGTATCTATACAGAATCTCTGTAAAAACGATGGTTTTGTAGTGCAAGCGAACCCCTGTGTTCGCCCTGAAGGTCCGGCGGAAGACCGAAACGGACAGGCACCGGGGCCTGCCCCTACCGTTTTCTGACTCTGCATTATCTCTTCCTCCTTTCCCGTGCTTTGAAGAAACCCATCAACGGCCCGATATAGGGTTTGTCCGTGGAAAGCTGGAGCAAGTCAAGCCCTGCGCTGCGCACGGTGTGGGCAAAACGCTCTGTCCGGTCCTGGGCCAGACTCACATAGGCCTGGCGGGTCCAGGGATCAGCGGTATCCAGGAGCAGTTGCTCGCCGGTTTCTGCGTCTTCCAGAGTGATCCGACCGACATCGGGTAATTCCTGTTCCCTGGGGTCGGTGACCGCAACCGTGATCAGATCGTGGCGGCGCCCGGTAACGAGGAGTTTCGGGCGGAGCGCAGCCAGGGAATCGTCAAAATCACCAGGCAGGCAGAAATCAGAGAGAAGAAAGGTCACACATTTACGTTTAGCTACCCGGTTAACAAAATCCAGGGCCTCGGTGATGTCCGTGCCCTTATTCTTGGGTTGGAAAAAGAGAATTTCCCGAATAACCCTGAGGATATGCTTACGGCCCTTATCCGGCGGGATGAAGAGCTCCACAAAATCGGAGAACAGGATGAGGCCGACCTTGTCGTTATTGCGTACCGCAGAAAAGGCCAGCACAGAACCCAGTTCGGCCATGATCTCCCGCTTGGATTGCTCGCTTGAGCCGAATCCACCAGAACCGCTGATGTCGATCATCAGCATAATGGTCAGTTCCCTCTCCTCAGTGAATTTTTTCACATGGGGCACGCCGGTGCGGGCTGTGACGTTCCAGTCTATGCTGCGGATTTCATCGCCGGGCACGTATTCACGGACTTCGTCGAAGTTCATGCCCTGGCCCTTAAAGACCGAGTGATAGCTTCCGGCCAGGGTGTCGTCCACCATGCGGCGGGTGCGCACCTCAATCCGACGGACCTTTTTCAGGATTTCTTTGGTGATTGTTTTTTCCATGAGCTTAGAGGCCGCTCCTGTTACGGCACCGGTACGGTATCCAGCAGGCGCTGGCGCATGATACGTATAATATTTTGGGTGCAGTTTTTGAGATCATTCTGGATCACTACTTGTGTGCCTTGGCTATTGATTGATAACCTCACTTGGACTCTCGGGTTTCTTCCCCGCCCCACTTTTCAGAAAGGGGATCTTCAGCTTATAGCCTTTTGAGAGGTACAGCATCAACAGTCGAACTATAAGGTCAATAAAATTTGAAACTATGGGGAGGTGAAATGTTTCAACAGCCCGGAGTTCTTCCAGATAGGTTTCCGGTAGCGAATGCTCTGTGGCTCCCTTGATAAGTTTATTCATATAGCGCTGTGAAGGCTTCCTTCCTGGGCATGAATCGCGATTAATATAGGTGAAACATTTCTTCATGCCGAGTCCATCAACAGATATCTCTAGTTCTTCAATATCATATCCAGCACTTTCTGTTTTGTGGAGCTGTTCAGCATCCTGCGGTGTGAGTTCGTACAGTATCCCGTAAACCCGAGCACCAATTTTTTTCCTCAGCGAAGCGAAACAAGGTTCAATATATTGAATGCCTTTCTGGTCAAAAACGAGTTCGTAATTCCCCAGTACGACATTGTATTTCTGAACCGGATTCATTTTTCTTCTATCGATGAAAACCTCGTTGCTCATGTTTGAACCGTAGGCGAAATAATACAAACTATCCTGTTTCAACATATAAAAACTCTGTTCAGTTTTTCACCGCCGCAAAGGACCGTCTCATGTTGCCAGACGGCAGCGGATTGTCAGGTAGAGAACGCGGCAAACAAGAGCAATACTTCAAACGTACCGGTAACAGCAGTTCCCAAGAAAAAACCGATTCCATAACCCCGTGAGCCGTACCCTACATTGATGTATAGCACTTGATGAGCAATACGGGCGAGTGCGTAAATACAGATGAGCATGAATGTGGGGAAAGGAAAACATAAGGATAGTAAAACTGCGTTAACACCAACCGGTGCAGCATGTTCCACAAAGTTTTCCATGCTGCGATTTGCTCTGTTATATCTTCCTATTTGCCCCTCCATATTCATGACAACAGCATGAGAGGGACCGTTACCGAGTGCTCTGAATATTTTCATATTGCTTCGCAGATTCCCTGAATCAGGACGCATAACCTTTTCTTTTTCCAGCAAAGGAAACAGATTGAGAAAGGCTGATAAGCGAGAAAAAACAAAAGCTGTGAGCAGCACCCAGTGTGCCTTGGATGGGAACAGAGTGGATATATTTTGACGATAGTTTTCTGTATCTCCAAAGGAGTAAATCAGAAAAGCTATGGGAAGTCCCATTACCAAGGGGGCAAAAAAACCTCCCAGGAAATTTCGCCACCCGAGTACTTTACCTCGACGGATTTCTGATTCATTCAAAAGCGGCATGCCGTCAGGGCCAAGGCTGGATGTGTCTTTGGTGCTCAATTACTGATCCTCTTTAACACAATGGTATCCCGCTCTAGAAAAACACCCCTCTAAGGATGGATCGCCACTTTTTTAGTGACTTGCCAGCTTGGGATTACGGAACAGGGACGGTATCCAGCAGGCGTTGAATAATCTCCTCGCTGGTGATTCCTTCTGCCTCTGCCTCATAGCTGATCCGCAGGCGATGGCGCATAACGTCCGGAGCGCAGTTCTTGATATCATCCGGGATCACATAACCGCGTCCGTTGAGATATGCCAAGGCACGGGCCGCTGCTTTGAGGTTGATGGTCGCCCTGGGCGAGGCCCCGGTTTCGATGTAATCTTTCAGGTCCATGCTTATCCCTTCCGGCTCACGTGTGGCAAAGACCAAATCGACAATGTACTCTTTGATGCGATCATCCAGGTAGATAGTGTCTACCACCTTGCGTGCTGTCAGGATATCTTCCGGTGAAATGAGGGGCTGCACAGAGAGCTTTGAGTCGGTATGTTCCACCATGTCCAGGATCTGTCGTTCCTGGGCGCGGGTGGGGTAGTCTACCACCACCTTGAGCATAAAACGGTCCACCTGGGCTTCGGGCAGGGGATAGGTCCCTTCCTGTTCAATGGGGTTCTGGGTTGCCAGGACCAGGAAGAGCTCCGGCAGGGAGAAGGTGGTTTCGCCTATAGTGACCTGCTGTTCCTGCATGGCCTCCAGCAGGGCGGATTGGACCTTTGAGGGAGCACGGTTGATCTCATCTGCCAGGATGATAGAGGAAAAGATCGGCCCTTGTTTGACCTCAAAGGAGGTGTTTTGCGGGTTGTAGATCTCCGTGCCCATGATGTCTGCGGGCAGCATGTCCGGAGTGAACTGGATGCGACGGAAATCCGTGGACACAGCCGTGGCCAGGGTTTTCACCGCCAGGGTCTTGGCCAGACCGGGCAGGCCTTCCAGGAGGATATGGCCTCCGGCGAGCAGGCCGATGAGCAGGCGTTCCACCAAGCGCTCCTGACCTATGATGTTCTTCCCGACTTCCCGTTTCAGCAGACCGACCCAGGCAGAGCTGTTCTGCACAGCCTTGTTGATCTCCTGGACAGATTGCTCCGGGGTAACACTGGGCGTGGGCTCTGCCGGAGCTTGGGGAACGGGTGCGGTCTCTATCGATGAGTTCATATTGCTATCTCCTTTCTGGATCAGGCGTACCAAGCGCTGGGGCGATAAGTTCGCTGCGTGCAGCGTAGGTGAGCAGGGATTTTATCTTTACTACCACCTAAAGGTGGGATCTATATCAAAAGTAATATAAGGTAATGAATGCTTGCAAAAAGTCAAGTTTGTATGGCCTCCTCTACTTGAAAACTTGAATAGGCTTGCCAGCTCAACATGTCCTGTATAATATCGCGTAGGATGTTTGGGACAAAGTGAAAAATCGAAAAAAGTTGATGGAGCGGGTTTTGGTAACGAGCTTGCGGAATCTTGCCCTTTTTTGTACACTCCTGCTGTTCTTCTTTACGTTATCAGAGATATTGCGAGGTTAAATGAACCTGGCGATATCCTTTCTTTTTATCCAGCCGAGAAAAAATCACTATGGATGCCAAACTGATCTTGCACCACAGCGAAATGTCTGACGAGGACATTCAGAAGCTGACTATCGAACTCAAGAACAGTGTTAATCGGGAAACCGACCTGACCGCGCAACTACCCGAGGAAGCAGGTGGTCTTGGTACAAAAGGAGATGTGGTCACTATCGGACAGATCATCCTTGCTGCGGTGGGTTCCGGCGGTGCTCTTGCGGCCTTGTTGCCTGTGTTGAGGCTCTATTTTGAGCGGAAACCAACCCTGCGCATGGAAATTGAGTTGGGCGATGGCAGAAGGGCGATAATCGAGTCGGAGCATCTGCAACCGGCGCAGATACAACAGGCCACAGAAGCAGTGAGGCAGCTTTTTGAGCAAACTGGCGATAAGGATAATGGCGAAAACGGCTGAAAAACGCTACGCAATCCTTATTGCCAGCAGCAGATACCCGGATGAACCGGGACTGACCGACCTGCGTTGCCTGGAGAATGATGTTGATGCCCTGGATGCGGTCTTGTGCTCACCTGATTTTGGTGCGTTCACGGAAACCTTTGTCTTCAAAAATCGGCCCAGCCATGAGGTTCTGGAAAAAATTGAGACTGTCTTGGCTGATGCCGGTCGGGACGATTTGGTGCTCATCTATTTTTCCGGGCACGGCAAGCTGAACCCGGCAGGCCAGCTCTGTCTTGCTGCGCCAAACACCAAGCTGCGGGCCCTGGGTTCCACCTCTATCCCGGTAGGCTCGATCAAGGCCTACTTCGATCATTCCGTGAGCCGGAAAAAGGTATTCCTGCTGGACTGCTGCTACAGCGGGGCTGCGGGCAAGTCCTTTATCAAGGGCGGTGACGACCAATTGCGGCTCATGTCCCGAGGCCAGGGTACCTTTATCATGACCGCTTCCACAGGTATTGAGGTTGCTGAGGAAAAGGAGGGCGATCAGTACGGGCTGTTTACCAAGCATATTGTTGAGGGGATTCGCTCCGGTGAGGCGGATAAGGATGAGGACGGCTTTGTGGACATGCAGGAGCTGTATGAGTATGTCCATGAAAATGTGCAAAAGGAAGGCGTACAAAAGCCGATGCAGTGGTGGCTTCAGGGGAAGGGGAAGTTGCTGATTGCCAAGAGCGGCAGGGTTGCGAAAGAGAAGCGGCGGCAGGAGCTGCGGACGAAGCTCTATGAACTGGCTGCGCAGGGTTGGCTGTCAGACGGTATTGTCAGGGCCGCAGTGAATGTTATTTTCTTGCCGGATAAGGAGATGACGGCCAAAGACAGGGAGTGCCTCCTGCTGATTGAACAGTTTGCTGGTGAGCGGATTAGTGCGGGAAACTTTGTTGAGTGCTGGATGAAGACCTGTCTTGCGCCGAAATTTCCTCCGCCTCCGAAATCAAAACTGCTCCTTCTCGTTTTTATTCTTGCCGCTGTGTCTTGTGTGGCAGCAGGAGCGGGTTGGTATTTTTTCAGGGAACCGTCTCCAGCTCCATTGCCAATGTTGAAAATGGGCAAGGTTTCAGTTTCCTCGCGGACACTTCCTTCTTTGTCACATACAAATTTGCAACCGCTGTCTCCGCTGCCACTTCCACCGGCAATGGGTACAATTTCAGTCTCCAAAAAGAGAGTCAATTCTTTGCCGCAGATAAAGTTCCAGCCCCTTCCTAAAGCTGAAAGAATACCTCAGCAAGACAGAACAATCGGCCAATATATTGATCACGGCGATGGTACGGTTACTGACACGAAAACGGGCCTGATGTGGAAACGTTGTTCAGAAGGGTTGTCAGGGGGGGATTGTGAAGAAGGAAAGGCGGAAAGATATACATTTGATGAAGCGGTGCAGCGCTTTAAGGATGTTAAATATGCAGGTCATGCTGATTTGCGGCTGCCGACCATTGATGAGCTGAAAACCTTGGTGTATTGCAGCGAGGGGAAAGACAAAGAGGGCGACTGCAACGATGGCTCTGCTGAGCCGACCATCAATCAGCAGGCTTTTCCGAATACTCATTGGGCCTACTGGTCCGGGTCGCCCTCTGCGAGCAGCTCGGACCGCGCGTGGCGCGTCTATTTCAGCAGCGGCAGTTCCAGCATCTACCCCCGCGCCTTCAGCCATGCAGTTCGGTTGGTGCGCGGCGGAAGTGATTTTGCGGGACGGGGAGGTCATGAACAGTCTATGATTAAAGATGGAGATCCCGGAGTAGTGTCTCGAGAGGAGTCGAACGTTGCTCCTCTGTCTTCCATTGTTTTTGTTCCCAAGGAACTTCAAACGTCATCACCCGTGATTGCTCAGGTAGAAAAAAAAGAGAAAGACAGTTTTGCCAAGCGAAGTGATAGTGTTGAGACTAAATCAAGCGGTTCTTCAGTAACAGATGATAATAAGAGAGAGAGAAGGAGAGTGCTTTCCACTCCGCCTCCATCTATTTCTATAGATAGATTGTCCTTAAAAACTCTCAGCGCGCTGATTTTAAATGAAAAAGTTATAAAAATATTGTAAAATATGCATACTTTTGACGTTCACCCCTCATAAGGCATGCACATGATCAGGTACACCAGTGACAGACAGCTTACACTTGAAGGATTCAGCCTTCCCTTTGGAGGCAAACTGAACCCTGACAACAGATGGATCAAATGGCATAAAGTTATTCCGTGGGATGAGTTCGCCATCAGATATTACCGAACATTGGACCCGCGTCAGGGGCGACCTGCCAAAAATGCCAGATTGGTGATCGGCGCGTTAATCATTAAACATAAGCTGACGCTCAGTGACGAAGAAACCGTACTCCAGATTCAGGAGAACCCCTATCTTCAGTATTTTGTTGGGTTTTCTTCTTTTCAAGACAAGCAACCTCTAGCTCCGAGCCTGTTTGTTGAGATTCGAAAACGGATGGGAAAGGATGTCTTTTCTGCGTTTGAAGAAGTGATTTTGGAAAAACTTGCTCTCTCAAAGAAAAGTACGACAAATGAAGATGAAAAAGAGGATAAGGGTGAGGAAGAGCCCGTTGAAAATAAGGGGAAAATGCTTGTCGATGCAACGGTTGCTGAGCAAGCGATTCGTTACCCGACTGATCTGAGTTTACTCAACGAAGCTCGTGAGATTTCCGAGCAGCTGATTGATGATCTGTACAAACAGAGTGGCTACCCCAAAAGCCCAGGACATATCGGAGAGTTGCTCGCAAAAACTACCTGAATCTGGCTAAAAAAAGAAACCAGGCAAAAAAATCTGCGGCGCGGACTTCGGCAGCAATTACAGTACGTCCGAAGAAATTTACGATATATTGATGAGTTGCTTGATAATGTTGGATCGGCACCTTTTCCACTTCCCCATCAGCAACAACGACAGTATTGGATCATTCAGCATGTGTATCGCCAGCAGGATGAGATGTACAAAAAACGAAAACGACGCTGCGATGACCGAATTGTTTCCATTGCCCAACCTCATGTACGACCAATAGTTCGTGGGAAAGCAGGTAAAAATGTGGAGTTCGGTGCCAAACTCAGCGTGAGCATGGTCGATGGTTTGGCTTTTGTCGATCATATTGGTTGGGATGCCTTCAACGAAGGCACGGATTTGCAGGCGCAGGTGGAAAACTACAAACGCCGAAATGGCTACTATCCTGCTGCAGTGCTTGCTGATCAAATTTACGGAACAAGAGAAAATCGTAAATATCTCAAAGAGAAAGGCATTCGATTTGGTGGTAAACGAATGGGCAGGTCCCCGAAAGAGACAGAAGAAAACAAAGAACGTCTTCGGGAACTGAAAGCACAACGGATTCGGGATAGTCGAGAACGGATCCCCATTGAGGGGAAATTTGGCCAAGGAAAAAACGGCTACCGACTCAACTACATCCGGGCAAAACTTCAGAGAACCTCTGAAGCATGGATTAACTGTATTTTCCTGGTCATGAATCTGATGGTTCTGCTCAGGAAGTTGCAGGAACAGCTTGAAAATTTATATCTTTCACGGTTTTTACTTTTACGCAGCCAGCTGAATCATATTAGCGCTCGATTTTTTGCGTTCTTTGAGCAAATGCCAAGGCAAGTCCTGCAGTATTGCCTGTATGAGAGGTTGGCTTTTTGAGGATGCTCTAGATACTGATGAGCTTTATGAGATCAATAAAAATATTAAAATATTATTGACGGCTGGAGACGATCCAATGAACCGAGATCTTGTTAGAATGGGTTGCACAGCGGATGATTCAGATAGATCGCCTGATAATCCTTATTTATCAGATTGGCTGCCTCCTGGAGCCGAAAGTGAGGCTGTTTTTACTTTTTATTCACCCGGGAAAAAACAAGTATATTGCACTTCCTATAGTCGAGTAGGTGTTACCAGTCCTAGTGTGAGTAAAGAACTAGACGTAAAATAGGGATTTTTTTAAATACTGGATTCAGGATATCAGCTCGGGGGTTCCTATAACCCTTTCAGGGTATGACGCACCCGGCCTGTCTAAGGAGCCGATCCTGTGGTATAATAGGAACAAATTCAAAATATCCACAAAGAGGAGAGAACCAATGACAGAAACAATGCAGATGGAAATCCCGCAGGACATCTTGGCCGCATTAAAAACCGGCATTCAGGATTTCTCCCAATACATGCGGGTTGCAGCAGCGATCGCCTGTTTTCAGGAAAAGAAATTGTCCCTGGGTAAAGCCGCTCAGCTTGCCGGATATAATCGTTTAGATTTCCTGGACCTTCTGGCGGAGAAAGGCATTGTGGCCTTTGACTATGATGAGTCATTCACCGCAAGCGAGTTTCAGGGCGCGTTAATCAGCCCAGAGTAACACCATAAACCATGCCGCCTGACTTACGTCTCCATCGACTCCAAGGAACAAGACAATGAAAGTCGCAAACCCCCTGTACGATGTTGTGTTCAAATACCTGATGCAGGATATGCGGGTTGCTAAACTGGTCATATCCAACATCATTGAACAGGAGATCGAATCCCTTGACTTCGCCTTTACCGAGTTAAACAGAAAACTCCCTGACGGCGGCCTGACCGTGTTGCGGATTGATTTCGCAGCAAAAATACAGGAGCCGGACGGCAACAGCAAGCTTGTTCTTATTGAATTGCAGAAGGCCAAATTCCCCACGGATATAACCCGTTTTCGGAAATATCTGGGAAAACAGTATCAGGAGGAGTCCAATATCCACGTGGATGAGAAAACCGGAAAAAAGAAGGCTCTGCCCATTATAAGTATTTATATCCTCGGGCATAATCTTCAGCACAATGACAGTCCGGTTATTCATGTGAAAAGAGAGTATTACGACCATACCACCAAGGAAAAACTGACCCGGAAAGAAGAGTTTATAGAAAGCCTCACCCATGACAGTTATATCATCCAGGTGGGGAGATTGCGGAAGAAACATCGCAACAAATTGGAAACACTGCTGAGTATCTTTGATCAGAGCAATACCAGCAAAGAGAGTAAACATTTTCTTGATGTGCTGGAATCCTCATTTCCCGATGAATTCAAGGTTGTCATCAGACGTCTGCACAAGGCTTCTGCTAGCAAAGAGCTTTGTGAAGATATGAATATGGAAGATGAGATTTTAGAAGAACTGGCGATCCAGGAGCGGCTCATAGCTTACGAAAGGGCGGAAAAAGAGAAAGCAGAAGCGGGAAAAGAAAAAGCAGAAATGGAAAAGGAAAAAATGGAAGCAGAGAAAGCCAGGCTTGAAAAACTCTTGAAACAAGCCGGTATTGAATTTTGAGGTGACCAATGTAGACCGGAGGAACATGTAGGTTCAAAGTCCTTGATCTGGATATTTTGCCCTGCTCGCTTGCCGTCCTAAGAAGGCTATATCTAACCGGCTCAGGGGAACACCCTGGGTGACCCTTTCAAAATAAACAACTCGTACATATGTCTATGCAATGGGTTACACGACTGCACCGAATCGAACACGCCGGTATACCGGTATATATTGACCAGGAAAAACCGGAGTGGTTTGTTCCTTCCACCCGTACCGATGATTTGCTCAGGTCCTGTCAAAAACACGGCAATTGGTCCACAGTACTGTCCGAGTTCTGTGAGCGCCATCAGGAAACACCGGATCAGGTCTGTCGTGACCTGGGACGCTTGGAGCAATTACTGGATCGAGAACGGCCTGCGCCGTATCAGGGGCGTAGCCACCATCTGCGCCTTGGCGCCTTAAAAGAGATCTGGTTTCATTTAACAGATGCCTGCAATCTCTCCTGCGTCCATTGCCTTTTCTCTGCCTCCCCGAGCAGGAAAGAAAGCATTGATCAGAAGCGTCTTCGTGATGCCATTGATCAGGCCACTGCGCTGGGCAGCCATCTCTTTTATTTCACCGGTGGAGAGCCCTTTGTCTACCCTGGTTTCTGCAAGATCATACAATATGTCCTGGAGCAGAACCCGGCCCATCATGTGGCTATCCTCACCAATGGTCTGCTGCTTGAAAAACATCTTGCCGAGCTGATGGCACTGGATCATGAGCGGATTCATCTTCAGGTCAGCCTGGATGGTTTGGAAGAGGAACATGATTTTCTCCGAGGTCCCCAGACCTATAGCAGGCTCTGCGCGAATCTTGGGAGCATAGCCAAAGAGGGCCTGGCTTTTACCATTTCGGTGGCTGTGAATAATGATAATGTGGATAAGCTGGAGCAGATAGCGATACAGGCCCATGCCCTGGGAGCAGCCGGCCTGCACTTGATGTATCATTTTGTCCGGGGCAAGGGGACAAGCGGGCAGTTTGTCCCGGTGGTACGCCTGTTCTCCCAGATTGTTAAGGCGGCCAAGGTCTGTGATAAGCTCGGGATGAAGATTGATAACCTGGAAGCTATGAAGTCCCAGGTCTTTGCTGTTCCCGGTTCCCGGTTTGACCTGACCAA is drawn from Candidatus Electrothrix aestuarii and contains these coding sequences:
- a CDS encoding DUF58 domain-containing protein, with amino-acid sequence MEKTITKEILKKVRRIEVRTRRMVDDTLAGSYHSVFKGQGMNFDEVREYVPGDEIRSIDWNVTARTGVPHVKKFTEERELTIMLMIDISGSGGFGSSEQSKREIMAELGSVLAFSAVRNNDKVGLILFSDFVELFIPPDKGRKHILRVIREILFFQPKNKGTDITEALDFVNRVAKRKCVTFLLSDFCLPGDFDDSLAALRPKLLVTGRRHDLITVAVTDPREQELPDVGRITLEDAETGEQLLLDTADPWTRQAYVSLAQDRTERFAHTVRSAGLDLLQLSTDKPYIGPLMGFFKARERRKR
- a CDS encoding gamma-glutamylcyclotransferase family protein encodes the protein MLKQDSLYYFAYGSNMSNEVFIDRRKMNPVQKYNVVLGNYELVFDQKGIQYIEPCFASLRKKIGARVYGILYELTPQDAEQLHKTESAGYDIEELEISVDGLGMKKCFTYINRDSCPGRKPSQRYMNKLIKGATEHSLPETYLEELRAVETFHLPIVSNFIDLIVRLLMLYLSKGYKLKIPFLKSGAGKKPESPSEVINQ
- a CDS encoding MAPEG family protein — encoded protein: MSTKDTSSLGPDGMPLLNESEIRRGKVLGWRNFLGGFFAPLVMGLPIAFLIYSFGDTENYRQNISTLFPSKAHWVLLTAFVFSRLSAFLNLFPLLEKEKVMRPDSGNLRSNMKIFRALGNGPSHAVVMNMEGQIGRYNRANRSMENFVEHAAPVGVNAVLLSLCFPFPTFMLICIYALARIAHQVLYINVGYGSRGYGIGFFLGTAVTGTFEVLLLFAAFST
- a CDS encoding MoxR family ATPase, whose amino-acid sequence is MNSSIETAPVPQAPAEPTPSVTPEQSVQEINKAVQNSSAWVGLLKREVGKNIIGQERLVERLLIGLLAGGHILLEGLPGLAKTLAVKTLATAVSTDFRRIQFTPDMLPADIMGTEIYNPQNTSFEVKQGPIFSSIILADEINRAPSKVQSALLEAMQEQQVTIGETTFSLPELFLVLATQNPIEQEGTYPLPEAQVDRFMLKVVVDYPTRAQERQILDMVEHTDSKLSVQPLISPEDILTARKVVDTIYLDDRIKEYIVDLVFATREPEGISMDLKDYIETGASPRATINLKAAARALAYLNGRGYVIPDDIKNCAPDVMRHRLRISYEAEAEGITSEEIIQRLLDTVPVP
- a CDS encoding DUF1566 domain-containing protein, giving the protein MAKTAEKRYAILIASSRYPDEPGLTDLRCLENDVDALDAVLCSPDFGAFTETFVFKNRPSHEVLEKIETVLADAGRDDLVLIYFSGHGKLNPAGQLCLAAPNTKLRALGSTSIPVGSIKAYFDHSVSRKKVFLLDCCYSGAAGKSFIKGGDDQLRLMSRGQGTFIMTASTGIEVAEEKEGDQYGLFTKHIVEGIRSGEADKDEDGFVDMQELYEYVHENVQKEGVQKPMQWWLQGKGKLLIAKSGRVAKEKRRQELRTKLYELAAQGWLSDGIVRAAVNVIFLPDKEMTAKDRECLLLIEQFAGERISAGNFVECWMKTCLAPKFPPPPKSKLLLLVFILAAVSCVAAGAGWYFFREPSPAPLPMLKMGKVSVSSRTLPSLSHTNLQPLSPLPLPPAMGTISVSKKRVNSLPQIKFQPLPKAERIPQQDRTIGQYIDHGDGTVTDTKTGLMWKRCSEGLSGGDCEEGKAERYTFDEAVQRFKDVKYAGHADLRLPTIDELKTLVYCSEGKDKEGDCNDGSAEPTINQQAFPNTHWAYWSGSPSASSSDRAWRVYFSSGSSSIYPRAFSHAVRLVRGGSDFAGRGGHEQSMIKDGDPGVVSREESNVAPLSSIVFVPKELQTSSPVIAQVEKKEKDSFAKRSDSVETKSSGSSVTDDNKRERRRVLSTPPPSISIDRLSLKTLSALILNEKVIKIL
- a CDS encoding UPF0175 family protein, which translates into the protein MTETMQMEIPQDILAALKTGIQDFSQYMRVAAAIACFQEKKLSLGKAAQLAGYNRLDFLDLLAEKGIVAFDYDESFTASEFQGALISPE